The Argopecten irradians isolate NY chromosome 4, Ai_NY, whole genome shotgun sequence genome has a window encoding:
- the LOC138322033 gene encoding uncharacterized protein, with translation MHPSADVFRLWRSSFQTAGIHIQCLLLTSDRMHLVWFVVTVGIVGCDTHVTLTSYPGRCIPIGQQLFINCTIHGDKDKENNDNLFIKKNDQRLSVITERTSSMISLNTTLRQHGIYYYTCCRKQCSDEGEFDRGIFEVGDESHDPLNFHCIIRNTRVSCSFEMHDSCVEWALSYHMSGESAIHKGTCTNSVRKSLLCVEPNDERQSYRSLTKRCQDRPKEIQTTCLLPDAVRDEQYQIHVERTSPFTKTSFQYNITTNVKIEEMGSLRSFKVNSTSSTTATLTWRFPNNPAYYRYGITCSISHSTAPSTTKRWESGKDVRYTIEQLKPFRSYTIRVRCRFTESQYWSQISTVQCSTQQDVPMYGPKGSPTSYSIYQNQNKTSTLAFYIKPPPSDTINGVLTGYELQVNTSLRVLTRRFPVTTTLMIEDIPDVTMGLYADVWSLTVVGKSRDSLHFNIDPTDVGFQRVDSVSVTEFSDRHHFLVRIQHNRIALSNTHLTYIYHWCETNGQDYDCNDRIVIYCTAHYDFAYSNESKKTIVIPMESQWNHSWVFGASVLSAGSTGGIRWEKCTLPYGWSNTSVSYSLTKKEQPLYALIALAPGILVMAAIFYFIRKKLTRDCATYDFELPGVEHVNQQRGPVHMEACESICRLEPVEEEPEETRSSEYSRLHPTGHGLPGEETRSSEYSRLHPTGHGVPGEETRSSEYNRLHPTGHGLPGEEMRSSEYNRLHPTGHGLPGEETRSSEYNRLHPTGHGVPGEETRSSEYNRLHPTGHGLPGEETRSSEYNRLHPTGHGLPGEEMRSSEYSRLHPTGHGLPGDSGVMSPFVGPNKRDDNAGRWTRVMFTNQLNNDKLSELQETANGTFLHFEYSRLHPGDNTGSSTAVSDNELCPSEDREACEKQDQQTEMRKPLNRRSSYVCIPGDTRCPSSTTTNKEEEPCTQSCESDDSVWVEFKAVP, from the exons ATGCACCCATCTGCTGATGTATTCAGACTGTGGCGTTCATCATTTCAAACGGCAGGGATCCACATCCAATGTTTGCTCCTGACGTCAGACAG GATGCACTTGGTCTGGTTTGTAGTGACAGTGGGGATAGTCGGCTGTGATACGCATGTCA CCCTAACATCGTACCCAGGTAGATGTATTCCTATCGGACAACAACTCTTCATTAATTGTACCATACATGGGGACAAAGACAAAGAAAACAATGACAActtattcataaaaaaaaacgaCCAACGCCTATCTGTAATTACCGAGAGGACATCAAGTATGATCTCACTCAACACAACCCTACGACAACACggaatatattattatacatgttgCAGAAAGCAATGTTCTGATGAAGGAGAATTCGATAGAGGTATCTTTGAAGTTGGAG ATGAATCTCATGACCCGTTAAACTTCCATTGCATCATCAGGAATACTCGTGTCAGTTGCTCCTTTGAAATGCACGATTCCTGCGTGGAATGGGCGCTAAGTTACCACATGTCTGGGGAATCTGCTATACATAA AGGTACCTGTACAAACAGTGTCAGGAAGTCGCTACTCTGTGTCGAGCCCAATGATGAACGCCAAAGCTACAGATCT CTAACGAAGAGATGCCAGGATAGGCCCAAGGAGATCCAGACGACATGTTTACTTCCTGATGCTGTCAGAGACGAACAATACCAAATACATGTAGAGAGGACGAGTCCCTTCACCAAAACGTCATTCCAATACAACATCACTACAAACGTAAAGATAG AGGAAATGGGATCACTACGGAGTTTCAAAGTGAACTCCACGTCCTCTACCACAGCCACATTAACTTGGCGTTTTCCTAACAACCCTGCCTACTATAGATATGGGATAACTTGTAGCATATCACACAGCACAGCACCGAGCACTACAAAG CGCTGGGAAAGCGGGAAAGATGTACGTTATACAATAGAACAGCTGAAACCCTTCCGAAGTTACACAATTCGAGTTAGATGTCGCTTTACTGAAAGCCAATACTGGTCCCAGATTAGCACTGTCCAGTGTTCTACACAACAGGATG TTCCAATGTATGGGCCTAAAGGAAGCCCAACATCATACTCTATATATCAGAATCAAAACAAAACTTCAACTTTGGCTTtttatataaag CCTCCTCCCTCTGACACAATCAACGGTGTATTGACAGGCTATGAACTCCAGGTAAATACCAGCCTGAGAGTTCTGACTAGGAGGTTTCCAGTGACAACGACGCTAATGATAGAGGACATACCGGATGTTACCATGGGCCTATACGCGGACGTATGGTCACTGACAGTGGTCGGCAAGTCACGTGATAGTCTTCATTTCAACATTGATCCCACAGATGTTG GTTTCCAGCGTGTCGACTCTGTTAGTGTCACAGAATTCTCTGATCGTCATCATTTTCTTGTTAGAATCCAACACAACCGTATCGCCTTATCCAATACACACTTGACGTACATCTACCATTGGTGTGAGACGAACGGCCAAGATTATGACTGTAACGACAGGATTGTTATCTACTGTACA GCCCATTACGATTTTGCTTACTCCAATGAATCAAAGAAGACAATTGTTATTCCAATGGAATCTCAATGGAACCATTCCTGGGTGTTTGGAGCCTCCGTTTTATCCGCAGGATCTACAGGGGGCATACGATGGGAGAAGTGCACATTACCTTATG GGTGGAGCAATACGTCGGTCTCATATTCGTTAACGAAAAAAG AACAACCACTTTACGCGCTAATTGCTCTTGCGCCTGGAATTCTGGTAATGGCGGCCATATTCTACTTCATCAG GAAAAAACTAACACGCGATTGCGCAACATATGATTTTGAACTGCCAGGTGTTGAACac GTCAACCAGCAGCGTGGCCCAGTCCACATGGAAGCGTGTGAATCTATCTGCCGACTGGAGCCTGTAGAAGAGGAGCCTGAGGAGACGAGGAGTTCTGAATACAGCCGTCTACATCCTACAGGTCATGGATTACCAGGTGAGGAGACGAGGAGTTCTGAATACAGCCGTCTACATCCTACAGGTCATGGAGTACCAGGCGAGGAGACGAGGAGTTCTGAATACAACCGTCTACATCCTACAGGTCATGGATTACCAGGCGAGGAGATGAGAAGTTCTGAATACAACCGTCTACATCCTACAGGACATGGATTACCAGGCGAGGAGACGAGGAGTTCTGAATACAACCGTCTACATCCTACAGGTCATGGAGTACCAGGCGAGGAGACGAGGAGTTCTGAATACAACCGTCTACATCCTACAGGTCATGGATTACCAGGCGAGGAGACGAGGAGTTCTGAATATAACCGTCTACATCCTACAGGTCATGGATTACCAGGTGAGGAGATGAGAAGTTCTGAATACAGCCGTCTACATCCTACAGGACATGGATTACCAGGTGATAGCGGAGTGATGTCCCCATTTGTGGGGCCCAACAAG AGAGATGATAATGCTGGTCGATGGACAAGAGTCATGTTCACAAATCAACTGAACAACGATAAACTATCTGAGTTACAAGAAACTGCGAATGGCACCTTTTTGCATTTTGAATATAGTCGTCTTCATCCAGGAGACAACACCGGGAGCAGTACTGCCGTGTCTGACAACGAGTTGTGTCCCTCTGAAGATAGGGAGGCATGTGAG AAACAAGATCAGCAAACAGAAATGAGGAAACCTTTAAACAGACGTTCATCCTATGTATGTATTCCTGGAGACACTCGGTGTCCTTCCAGCACCACCACCAATAAGGAGGAGGAACCATGCACACAAAGCTGTGAATCGGACGATTCTGTTTGGGTCGAATTCAAAGCA gtgccttga